One Bartonella tribocorum CIP 105476 genomic window carries:
- a CDS encoding type IV secretion system protein → MKKQVISIAVAITLGVLNPAKAFIVGGVPDSSSLYKFFGGSYSNAPEPEVTIPKKKVHPVTPLLDILRKQLEQTKKIHDSITGNQKFDTEKLKMNQTDNTSFFLKNPETLYNKNTYSTLSSSLKNILKEEEIPASIHESSDFINKRIQYAAITDKAVSLKTFQEASNRFQQIEELLNEIKTTKDLKSMAELQAHIIGMLAKLQNETAKLQMVTHLRNAEYTLIKQQKDRHNIRILNSKNTKMPTIKFIR, encoded by the coding sequence ATGAAGAAACAGGTCATTTCGATAGCAGTAGCAATAACTTTAGGGGTTTTGAATCCAGCAAAAGCTTTTATAGTTGGAGGGGTCCCAGATTCATCTTCATTGTATAAATTTTTTGGAGGTTCATATTCAAACGCACCAGAGCCTGAAGTTACTATACCAAAAAAGAAAGTACACCCAGTTACCCCACTTCTCGATATACTTAGAAAACAACTTGAACAAACAAAAAAAATTCATGATTCTATAACGGGAAATCAGAAATTCGATACTGAAAAACTCAAAATGAATCAAACAGATAACACCAGTTTTTTTCTCAAAAATCCAGAAACACTCTATAATAAAAATACTTATTCAACTCTATCTTCATCACTTAAAAATATTTTAAAAGAAGAAGAAATTCCCGCCTCTATCCATGAATCTAGCGATTTCATCAACAAGCGTATCCAATATGCCGCCATCACGGATAAAGCTGTGAGTTTAAAGACTTTTCAAGAAGCAAGCAATCGTTTTCAGCAAATTGAAGAACTATTGAACGAAATCAAGACAACAAAAGATCTAAAAAGTATGGCCGAGTTACAAGCACATATCATTGGAATGCTTGCTAAACTACAAAATGAAACAGCAAAACTACAAATGGTTACACATTTACGCAACGCTGAATATACACTTATCAAACAGCAGAAAGATAGACATAACATAAGAATTCTGAATAGTAAAAATACAAAAATGCCTACTATAAAATTTATTCGATAG
- a CDS encoding type IV secretion system protein VirB3, whose amino-acid sequence MKSKEQRDFPLFKGATRVPTIWGVPMMPLIVMVMGVAIVAMMINIFLWIIAPPLWFIMVQITKNDDKAFRIWWLWIDTKFRNRNKGFWGASSYSPSDYSKRR is encoded by the coding sequence ATGAAATCAAAAGAACAAAGAGATTTTCCCTTATTCAAGGGGGCAACACGTGTTCCAACGATATGGGGGGTACCCATGATGCCGCTTATCGTTATGGTTATGGGGGTAGCTATTGTTGCTATGATGATAAATATCTTTTTGTGGATTATAGCGCCACCCTTATGGTTCATTATGGTGCAAATTACTAAAAATGATGATAAAGCATTTCGTATCTGGTGGTTATGGATTGATACTAAATTTCGCAATCGCAATAAAGGTTTTTGGGGCGCATCAAGTTATAGCCCCTCTGATTATAGTAAAAGGAGATAA
- a CDS encoding ubiquinone biosynthesis hydroxylase, translating into MYSDHHKDVKPNKKIKSHKIKQCDLLIAGGAAVGLTLAIALKQTAPNLKINIVDAAPQGDIPASNIRTIALAAAAVRMLKQLQCWEPIQPYAQPIHSMIITDTSISDPVKPTLLTFEGDITPGEPFATMVEHRELINTLKKRVKDLDIPVMANTRVIDFHQDNQYIATTLNNEEIWQTKLLIAADGAHSKLRQKAGLKNFSHAYKQTAIICTVEHEKPHHGQAIQHFLPAGPFALLPLKGNRSAIVWNEDHKTAQYYLKADALIFETELERRIGHRLGKLSWNGERQAFPLNLSLTRQCIKPRFALIGDAAHTIHPIAGQGLNLGLRDSAALAEVIIETARLGLDIGSLTALERYQSWRRFEIVRMALSNDWLNKLFSNDNLLLRMLRDTGLGIVNQTPKIKKYFIQEAAGLTPNAPRLLNGFPL; encoded by the coding sequence GTGTATTCTGATCACCATAAAGATGTAAAACCCAATAAAAAAATAAAATCTCATAAAATCAAGCAGTGTGACCTTCTCATTGCAGGGGGAGCGGCTGTCGGTTTAACACTCGCAATAGCACTCAAGCAAACAGCCCCTAATCTGAAAATAAATATCGTTGATGCTGCTCCACAAGGAGATATTCCTGCTTCTAATATACGAACAATCGCCCTTGCTGCTGCTGCTGTTCGTATGTTAAAACAATTGCAATGTTGGGAACCTATACAACCCTATGCACAACCCATTCACTCTATGATCATCACAGATACAAGCATAAGTGATCCTGTCAAACCAACTCTTTTAACCTTTGAAGGCGACATTACCCCCGGTGAACCCTTTGCAACTATGGTAGAACATAGAGAACTCATCAACACTTTAAAAAAACGTGTCAAAGATCTTGATATCCCTGTTATGGCAAACACACGTGTCATTGATTTTCATCAAGACAACCAATACATAGCTACCACTTTAAATAATGAAGAGATTTGGCAAACAAAATTGCTCATTGCAGCCGACGGAGCCCATTCAAAATTACGCCAAAAAGCAGGTCTTAAAAACTTTTCTCATGCCTATAAACAAACAGCAATCATCTGCACAGTTGAACATGAAAAACCCCATCATGGTCAAGCAATTCAACATTTTTTACCCGCTGGCCCTTTCGCTCTTCTCCCTCTCAAAGGCAACCGATCCGCCATTGTATGGAATGAAGACCATAAAACTGCGCAATATTACCTTAAAGCTGATGCACTGATTTTTGAAACAGAACTCGAAAGACGCATTGGTCATCGATTAGGAAAACTCTCTTGGAATGGTGAACGTCAAGCTTTTCCCCTAAACCTTTCTTTAACACGTCAATGTATTAAACCCCGTTTTGCCCTCATTGGAGATGCTGCCCATACCATCCACCCCATTGCAGGACAAGGACTCAATTTAGGATTACGTGATAGCGCTGCTCTCGCTGAAGTGATTATTGAAACAGCACGATTAGGTCTTGACATTGGCTCCCTCACCGCTTTAGAGCGCTATCAAAGCTGGAGACGTTTTGAAATTGTCCGTATGGCTTTAAGCAATGATTGGCTTAATAAACTTTTTTCTAACGATAATCTTCTCTTACGGATGCTTCGCGATACCGGTCTTGGTATTGTCAATCAAACGCCAAAAATAAAAAAATATTTCATTCAAGAAGCTGCTGGCCTTACCCCAAATGCGCCCCGTCTCCTAAACGGCTTCCCGCTTTAA
- a CDS encoding type IV secretion system protein — protein MKKQFIIIGVISLLEMMNLAHANNAGFHNRDTYDRTQGRLMEGGKYRKYPGLSDSTHNRDVTITKRPNRPRVKKKPAPPKRSRPAHPPQPTPLPQPTPLPQPAQPPQPALSKEYSEILQLLKKGEIIELLKKQLDSKRQQLSQVEKAYQAITKSQKTNPKQIDFSSFFLKEPEFLYKDSKLSRQSYQEVLEEENKVSGNFDQISKAIFGRLQSVSVQDKAVSLESFENVKSRFQYLRGLLDELQTKEKLKDIADLQAHIDGTLAMIQNEFIKMEMVAYLHDAEQSLIKRKRRELDMMFFDHEKNQMPIIR, from the coding sequence ATGAAAAAGCAATTTATTATAATAGGAGTGATTAGCCTTTTGGAAATGATGAATTTGGCGCATGCAAATAACGCAGGTTTTCATAATAGAGATACTTATGATAGAACTCAAGGAAGGTTAATGGAAGGAGGTAAATATCGGAAATATCCTGGCTTGTCGGATTCAACACACAATAGAGATGTTACTATAACTAAACGTCCTAATAGACCAAGAGTTAAAAAAAAGCCAGCACCACCTAAAAGGTCACGACCTGCTCATCCACCACAACCTACTCCATTGCCACAACCTACTCCATTGCCACAACCTGCTCAACCGCCACAACCTGCTCTATCAAAAGAATATTCGGAAATCCTTCAGCTTTTAAAAAAAGGGGAAATTATTGAGCTCTTAAAAAAACAGCTTGACTCGAAAAGACAACAACTTTCACAAGTAGAAAAAGCTTATCAGGCTATAACAAAGAGTCAGAAAACAAACCCAAAGCAAATAGACTTTTCTAGTTTTTTTCTTAAAGAGCCAGAATTTCTCTATAAAGATAGTAAGCTTTCAAGGCAATCATATCAAGAGGTCTTGGAGGAAGAAAACAAAGTTTCTGGGAATTTTGATCAAATCAGCAAAGCTATTTTTGGGCGTTTACAATCTGTATCGGTTCAAGATAAAGCTGTGAGTTTGGAAAGTTTTGAAAACGTAAAAAGTCGTTTTCAATACCTCAGAGGACTACTCGATGAGCTTCAAACAAAAGAAAAACTGAAAGACATTGCAGACCTTCAAGCACATATCGATGGTACATTAGCTATGATCCAAAATGAATTTATAAAAATGGAAATGGTAGCGTATTTACATGACGCTGAGCAATCACTTATCAAAAGGAAAAGACGCGAACTTGATATGATGTTTTTTGACCATGAAAAAAACCAGATGCCGATCATACGGTGA
- the trwL gene encoding VirB2 family type IV secretion system major pilin TrwL, with amino-acid sequence MKQLNILQTIVRKKNTPISAALTVFFMNNSAYANDPKTLTNAKKALEGLKGDLEKLIPIAAGVILLCLAIAYAGRYIEKSTFIRWAVGVVIAGSASQLATLLFTGA; translated from the coding sequence ATGAAACAATTAAATATTCTTCAAACAATAGTTCGTAAAAAAAATACTCCAATCTCTGCAGCTTTAACTGTATTCTTTATGAATAATTCTGCATATGCTAATGACCCGAAAACTTTGACAAATGCAAAGAAGGCTTTAGAGGGCTTAAAGGGCGATTTAGAAAAACTTATCCCTATTGCCGCTGGTGTTATACTTTTATGTCTAGCAATTGCTTATGCGGGGCGATACATCGAAAAATCTACATTCATACGATGGGCAGTCGGGGTTGTTATCGCTGGTTCAGCATCCCAACTTGCTACACTGTTATTTACTGGAGCTTAA
- a CDS encoding TrwH protein, whose product MILIANLLSACALAPKLKQPNDRNRVPINKTIPAEIKRGDR is encoded by the coding sequence ATAATTTTGATTGCAAATCTTTTATCGGCTTGTGCATTAGCACCAAAGCTAAAACAACCTAATGATAGAAACCGTGTGCCTATTAATAAAACAATCCCTGCCGAAATCAAGCGAGGAGACAGATGA
- a CDS encoding type IV secretion system protein, translated as MNFTMFTQLFNKINQITQTYVTGISSKAIATITPFVSIGITIAFIIYGWLIIRGAIDMPLSGFVNRFLRISIITSIALTSGLYQSEIANLITQMPYEFSKALMTNPLTDTQLMNLLDKAATKGFQYAGRLFQETVFFEANGLLYSLLGILILLATSSVVAIGGGLVILTKIAITLLVGLGPIFIIALLWQPTYRFFQQWLIQVVNYIILFLLLATVFNLMMNIFANYLSDMGLDYNQNVAAMFGGALILSIISIMLLLKLSSMAHSLAKGIAFGHLWRHRN; from the coding sequence ATGAACTTCACTATGTTCACGCAACTTTTCAATAAAATTAATCAGATAACACAAACATATGTCACGGGTATTTCCTCAAAAGCGATTGCTACAATTACACCTTTCGTTTCAATTGGAATCACCATCGCTTTCATTATCTATGGATGGCTTATCATTCGGGGCGCTATCGATATGCCACTCTCCGGATTCGTAAACCGTTTCCTGCGAATAAGCATTATTACTTCAATAGCTCTCACCTCAGGACTTTATCAAAGTGAAATTGCAAATTTGATAACGCAAATGCCCTATGAGTTCTCAAAAGCGCTCATGACAAATCCACTCACTGATACACAATTAATGAATTTACTTGACAAAGCAGCAACCAAAGGATTCCAATATGCAGGTCGTCTTTTCCAGGAAACCGTCTTCTTCGAGGCCAACGGATTGCTTTACAGCCTCTTAGGTATCCTTATCTTGCTGGCAACAAGTTCCGTCGTGGCAATCGGCGGTGGTCTCGTTATACTGACAAAAATCGCCATTACACTGCTCGTAGGATTGGGCCCTATCTTCATCATTGCTTTGCTCTGGCAACCAACCTATCGCTTTTTTCAGCAATGGTTAATCCAAGTCGTAAATTATATAATCCTCTTTCTACTCTTAGCGACTGTCTTTAATCTGATGATGAATATCTTTGCAAACTATTTGAGTGATATGGGACTCGATTACAACCAGAATGTAGCAGCCATGTTTGGGGGAGCGCTCATCTTGTCCATTATATCCATCATGCTGTTACTCAAACTATCAAGCATGGCCCATTCTCTCGCAAAAGGCATAGCATTTGGACATCTATGGAGACATAGAAACTAG
- the trwL gene encoding VirB2 family type IV secretion system major pilin TrwL gives MKKSNTLQTIVHNKTIPISAALTVFFMDNFAYANPTTLINAKKALDGLKGDLKIIIPIAAGVILLCLAIAYAGRYIEKSTFIRWAVGVVVAGSAHELATLLFTRS, from the coding sequence ATGAAAAAATCAAATACCCTTCAAACAATAGTTCATAATAAAACTATTCCAATATCTGCAGCTTTAACTGTATTCTTTATGGATAATTTTGCATATGCTAACCCGACAACCTTGATAAATGCAAAGAAGGCTTTAGACGGTTTAAAGGGCGATTTAAAAATTATCATCCCTATTGCCGCCGGTGTTATACTTTTATGTCTAGCAATTGCTTATGCAGGGCGCTACATTGAAAAAAGTACGTTCATACGATGGGCAGTTGGCGTTGTTGTCGCTGGTTCAGCACACGAACTTGCTACACTGTTATTTACTCGATCTTAA
- a CDS encoding type IV secretion system protein yields the protein MNFTMFAQLSNQINQITQTYVTGISSKAIATITPFVSIGITIAFIIYGWLIIRGAIDMPLSGFVNRFLRISIITSIALTSGLYQSEIANLITQMPYEFSKALIANPLTDTQLMNLLDKAATKGFQYAGRLFQETVFFEANGLLYSLLGILILLATSSVVAIGGGLVILTKIAITLLVGLGPIFIIALLWQPTYRFFQQWLIQVVNYVILFLLLATVFNLMMNIFANYLSDMKLDYNQNVAAMFGGALILSIISIMLLLKLSSMAHSLAKGIAFGHLWRHRN from the coding sequence ATGAACTTCACTATGTTCGCGCAACTTTCCAATCAAATTAATCAGATAACACAAACATATGTCACGGGTATTTCCTCAAAAGCGATTGCTACAATTACACCTTTCGTTTCAATTGGAATCACCATCGCTTTCATCATCTATGGATGGCTCATCATTCGGGGCGCTATCGATATGCCACTCTCCGGATTCGTAAACCGTTTCCTGCGAATAAGCATTATTACTTCAATAGCTCTCACCTCAGGACTTTATCAAAGTGAAATTGCAAATTTGATAACGCAAATGCCCTATGAGTTCTCAAAAGCGCTCATAGCAAATCCACTCACTGATACACAATTAATGAATTTACTTGACAAAGCAGCAACCAAAGGATTCCAATATGCAGGTCGTCTTTTCCAGGAAACCGTCTTCTTCGAGGCCAATGGATTGCTTTACAGCCTCTTAGGTATCCTTATCTTGCTGGCAACAAGTTCCGTCGTGGCAATCGGCGGTGGTCTCGTTATACTGACAAAAATCGCCATTACACTGCTCGTAGGATTGGGCCCTATCTTCATCATTGCTTTGCTCTGGCAACCAACCTATCGCTTTTTTCAGCAATGGTTAATCCAAGTCGTAAATTATGTAATCCTCTTTCTACTCTTAGCGACTGTCTTTAATCTGATGATGAATATCTTTGCAAACTATTTGAGTGATATGAAACTCGATTACAACCAGAATGTAGCAGCCATGTTTGGGGGAGCGCTCATCTTGTCCATTATATCCATCATGCTGTTACTCAAACTATCAAGCATGGCCCATTCTCTCGCAAAAGGCATAGCATTTGGACATCTATGGAGACATAGAAACTAG
- a CDS encoding H-NS family nucleoid-associated regulatory protein yields the protein MNDLKNMNFDELQEMRIQIDMELKKRQAKEKQNARRKILEIANTHGIDIADLVSKERHYRNPNNQWELWNGRGRRPKWIKEWLENGYTLDELEVT from the coding sequence GTGAATGATCTCAAAAATATGAATTTTGATGAACTACAAGAGATGCGTATACAAATCGATATGGAATTGAAAAAACGGCAAGCAAAGGAAAAGCAAAATGCGCGACGAAAAATTCTTGAGATTGCTAATACTCATGGAATTGATATCGCTGATCTTGTGAGCAAAGAGCGTCATTATAGGAATCCTAATAACCAATGGGAATTATGGAATGGGCGTGGACGTAGACCTAAGTGGATTAAAGAGTGGTTGGAGAATGGGTATACACTTGATGAACTCGAAGTAACATAA
- the trwL gene encoding VirB2 family type IV secretion system major pilin TrwL yields the protein MKKSNTLQTIVRNKIIVSSAALTVFFMNNSAYAQVTHLTNAKTALEGLKGDLKIIIPIAAGVILLCLAIAYAGRYIEKSTFIRWAVGVVVAGSAHELAQLLFTR from the coding sequence ATGAAAAAATCAAATACCCTTCAAACAATAGTTCGTAATAAAATTATTGTGTCTTCTGCAGCTTTAACTGTATTCTTTATGAATAATTCTGCATATGCCCAAGTGACGCATTTGACAAATGCAAAAACGGCTTTAGAGGGCTTAAAGGGCGATTTAAAAATTATCATCCCTATTGCCGCTGGTGTTATACTTTTATGTCTAGCAATTGCTTATGCAGGGCGCTACATCGAAAAAAGTACGTTCATACGATGGGCAGTTGGTGTTGTTGTCGCAGGTTCAGCACACGAACTTGCTCAACTGTTATTTACTCGGTAA
- a CDS encoding VirB4 family type IV secretion/conjugal transfer ATPase, translated as MTAVESSKRLASETPVSLFLPYSHHITDTIISTKNAEYLSIWKIDGRSHQSASEEDIFQWTKELNNTLRGLASANLSFWTHIVRRRVYEYPDSAFDQMFCYQLDEKYRQSFAGYNLMVNDLYLTVIFQPIADKIMSFFSKHERETLDQKKMRQDSCIKELNDVNRTLGQSLKRYGAELLGAYEKNGHVYSSALEFLGMLVNGEYRPMPICHDRFADYMSINRPFFSKWGALGELRTTSGIRRFGMLEIKEYDATTRPGQLNVLLESDFEFILTQSFSVLSRHAAKDYLQRHQRNLIDARDVATSQIAQIDEALNQLISGHFVMGEHHCTLNIYGDTIQQVRDYMAKASAALLDIGVLPKPVDLAIEAGYWAQLPGNWKWRPRPAPITSLNFLSFSSFHNFMSGKPTGNPWGPAVTILKTTSKTPLYFNFHASKLEEDSTDKRLLGNTALIGQSGSGKTVLLGFLLAQAQKFKPTTVVFDKDRGMEIAIRAMGGRYLTFKAGRSSGFNPFQLPPTQENLIFLKQFVKKLAEAGGEVTHHDEEEINKAVMSVMSSNIDPSLRRLSFLIQFLPNPRSNDYNAHPSVHARLLKWCEGNDYGWLFDNPRDALDLSTHQIYGFDITEFLDNLETRTPVMMYLLYRTEGMISGQRFMYIFDEFWKPLQDPYFEDLAKNKQKTIRKQNGIFVYATQEPSDALESNIAKTLIQQCATYIFLANPKANYEDYTKGFKLTDTEFELVKGLGEFSRQFLIKQGDQSALAELNLGKFHVTSDGKTIEHDFSDELLVLSGTPDNAELAESIIAEVGDDPAIWLPIFLQHAKNDRRET; from the coding sequence ATGACAGCTGTTGAAAGCAGCAAACGTCTCGCATCAGAGACACCTGTAAGCCTGTTCCTCCCTTATTCACATCATATTACAGATACGATTATCTCTACTAAGAATGCGGAATATTTGTCAATTTGGAAAATTGATGGACGTTCGCATCAAAGCGCTTCGGAAGAGGATATTTTTCAATGGACAAAAGAGCTTAATAATACTCTACGGGGTCTTGCATCAGCCAATTTATCATTTTGGACGCATATCGTGCGCCGCCGTGTTTATGAATATCCTGATTCAGCATTTGATCAAATGTTTTGCTATCAGCTTGATGAGAAATATCGGCAAAGCTTTGCTGGTTATAATTTGATGGTCAATGATTTGTATCTGACTGTCATTTTCCAACCGATAGCGGATAAAATTATGTCGTTCTTTTCTAAACATGAGCGTGAGACGCTTGATCAAAAAAAGATGCGACAAGATTCATGTATTAAAGAACTCAACGACGTCAATCGTACTTTGGGTCAATCCCTAAAGCGTTATGGTGCAGAACTTCTTGGTGCTTATGAAAAAAATGGGCATGTTTATTCTTCTGCACTTGAATTCCTTGGAATGCTTGTCAATGGTGAATATCGGCCTATGCCCATTTGTCATGACCGTTTTGCTGACTATATGTCTATCAATCGACCCTTTTTTTCAAAATGGGGTGCTCTTGGTGAACTGCGCACAACCAGTGGAATACGTCGATTTGGGATGTTAGAAATTAAAGAATACGACGCAACGACCAGACCTGGACAGTTGAATGTTTTGCTGGAAAGTGACTTTGAATTCATATTGACGCAGAGCTTTTCGGTTCTCTCTCGCCATGCTGCTAAAGACTATTTGCAGCGGCATCAGCGTAATCTTATTGATGCACGTGATGTGGCAACAAGCCAAATTGCACAAATTGACGAAGCACTAAATCAGCTTATCAGTGGACATTTTGTTATGGGGGAACATCATTGTACATTGAACATATATGGTGATACAATTCAACAAGTCCGCGACTATATGGCCAAAGCAAGTGCAGCATTATTAGATATTGGGGTATTGCCCAAACCTGTAGATTTAGCGATAGAAGCTGGCTATTGGGCGCAACTTCCTGGGAATTGGAAATGGAGACCACGTCCTGCTCCGATTACATCACTGAATTTTTTATCATTTTCATCTTTCCATAATTTTATGTCCGGAAAGCCTACTGGAAATCCATGGGGACCAGCAGTTACTATCCTTAAAACAACCAGTAAAACACCGCTTTATTTCAATTTTCATGCTTCCAAACTTGAAGAAGATTCAACTGACAAGCGGTTACTTGGTAATACCGCGCTTATTGGACAGTCTGGATCTGGTAAAACTGTATTGCTCGGCTTTTTATTAGCACAGGCACAAAAATTTAAGCCAACGACGGTTGTTTTTGATAAAGATCGTGGTATGGAAATTGCCATTCGAGCGATGGGTGGGAGGTATTTAACATTCAAAGCAGGTAGATCAAGTGGTTTTAATCCATTTCAACTTCCTCCTACACAAGAAAATCTGATTTTTCTGAAACAATTTGTTAAAAAATTGGCAGAAGCTGGTGGTGAAGTCACGCATCATGACGAGGAAGAAATTAACAAAGCTGTTATGTCTGTTATGAGCAGTAACATTGACCCGTCGCTGCGTCGTTTGTCTTTTCTGATACAATTTTTACCAAATCCGCGTTCAAATGATTATAATGCCCACCCATCTGTTCACGCTCGCTTACTCAAATGGTGCGAAGGCAATGATTATGGGTGGTTATTTGATAATCCTCGTGATGCTCTTGATCTATCAACCCATCAAATTTACGGCTTTGATATCACAGAATTCTTAGATAATTTGGAAACGCGTACACCAGTGATGATGTATCTGCTTTACCGTACAGAAGGTATGATTAGCGGACAGCGATTTATGTATATTTTTGATGAGTTTTGGAAGCCGTTACAAGATCCGTACTTTGAAGATTTAGCGAAAAATAAGCAAAAGACTATCCGTAAACAAAATGGTATTTTTGTTTATGCAACACAAGAGCCTAGCGATGCTCTGGAGAGTAATATTGCCAAAACACTCATTCAACAATGTGCGACTTATATTTTTCTCGCCAACCCCAAAGCGAATTATGAAGATTATACAAAAGGCTTTAAACTAACAGATACTGAATTTGAACTCGTTAAAGGACTTGGTGAATTTAGTCGCCAATTCCTTATTAAGCAGGGTGATCAATCTGCGCTTGCAGAGCTGAATCTCGGTAAGTTCCATGTAACAAGCGATGGAAAAACTATCGAGCATGACTTTAGTGATGAACTCTTGGTGTTATCAGGTACACCTGACAACGCAGAATTAGCCGAAAGCATTATCGCAGAAGTTGGCGATGATCCAGCAATATGGTTACCAATTTTTTTACAGCATGCAAAAAATGACAGGAGGGAAACATGA
- the trwL gene encoding VirB2 family type IV secretion system major pilin TrwL, translating to MKKSNTLQTIVHNKTIPISAALTVFFMNNSAYATEPTTLKNAKKALDGLKDDLNKLIPIAAGVILLCLAIAYAGRYIEKGTFIRWAVGVVIAGSAFQLATLLFSGK from the coding sequence ATGAAAAAATCAAATACCCTTCAAACCATAGTTCATAATAAAACTATTCCAATATCTGCAGCTTTAACTGTATTCTTTATGAATAATTCTGCGTATGCTACTGAGCCAACAACTTTGAAAAATGCAAAGAAGGCTTTAGATGGTTTAAAAGATGATTTAAACAAACTTATCCCTATTGCCGCTGGTGTTATACTTTTATGTCTAGCAATTGCTTATGCAGGGCGCTACATCGAAAAAGGTACGTTCATACGATGGGCAGTTGGCGTTGTTATTGCTGGTTCAGCATTCCAACTTGCTACACTGTTATTTTCAGGTAAATAA
- the trwL gene encoding VirB2 family type IV secretion system major pilin TrwL → MKQLDILQTIVRKKNTSISTALTVFFMNNSAYAQPRYLTNANNALERLKGDLNIIIPIAAGVILLCLAIAYAGRYIEKSTFIRWAVGVVVAGSASQLATLLFNRV, encoded by the coding sequence ATGAAACAATTAGATATTCTTCAAACAATAGTTCGTAAAAAAAACACTTCAATCTCTACAGCTTTAACTGTATTCTTTATGAATAATTCCGCATATGCCCAACCGAGGTATTTGACAAATGCAAATAACGCTTTAGAGCGCTTAAAGGGCGATTTAAACATTATTATCCCTATTGCCGCCGGTGTTATACTTTTATGTCTAGCAATTGCTTATGCGGGGAGATACATCGAAAAAAGTACGTTCATACGATGGGCAGTTGGCGTTGTTGTAGCTGGTTCAGCATCCCAACTTGCTACACTGTTATTTAATCGAGTTTAA
- the korA gene encoding KorA family transcriptional regulator, with product MKMIEQNSVDIAFSQRAAREITIVMRSEREWYFTFVADDPVTGKPDKYTLLTQRGKLRTWADPKYLFKFLRERGVICGVFNLRQDEKYEKIKYPSNNSS from the coding sequence ATGAAAATGATAGAACAAAACAGCGTTGATATAGCATTTAGTCAGAGAGCAGCACGTGAAATTACAATTGTGATGCGCTCAGAAAGAGAGTGGTATTTTACGTTTGTTGCCGATGATCCGGTCACCGGAAAACCAGATAAATATACACTTCTTACACAAAGAGGGAAGTTGAGGACTTGGGCTGACCCGAAATATCTCTTTAAATTTCTTCGTGAAAGAGGTGTTATTTGTGGAGTTTTTAATCTTCGTCAGGATGAAAAATATGAAAAAATCAAATACCCTTCAAACAATAGTTCATAA
- the trwL gene encoding VirB2 family type IV secretion system major pilin TrwL — translation MKKSNTLQTIVHNKTIPISAALTVFFMNNSAYASNPTTLTNAKTALDGLKSDLEKLIPIAAGVILLCLAIAYAGRYIEKSTFIRWAVGVVIAGSASQLATLLFTRS, via the coding sequence ATGAAAAAATCAAATACCCTTCAAACAATAGTTCATAATAAAACTATTCCAATATCTGCAGCTTTAACTGTATTCTTTATGAATAATTCTGCATATGCTAGTAACCCGACAACTCTGACAAATGCAAAGACAGCTTTAGACGGCTTGAAAAGTGACTTAGAAAAACTTATCCCTATTGCCGCTGGTGTTATACTTTTATGTCTAGCAATTGCTTATGCGGGGCGATACATCGAAAAATCTACATTCATACGATGGGCAGTCGGGGTTGTTATCGCTGGTTCAGCATCCCAACTTGCTACACTGTTATTTACTAGATCTTAA